The Janthinobacterium lividum genome has a window encoding:
- a CDS encoding M43 family zinc metalloprotease, giving the protein MSTDKTKKSPVTGSAEATPAMSAMQSMPVEGDMQADADAAGGDAMPGLRLGVSYADQAALTQGAVAADAGAMPGGGMQQASQGMAGASCMHVGDGGGMGGDRDSGGGGGGMGGDGGGQGGGTPQTRTCATMDVHRRLLTEDPSYAGVRADIENLAGLYEGDSGIAGRSGVTQIPVAVHVVWNTAAQNISDAQIASQLDVLNRDFRRVNPDVNGTPAPFLPLTADARVEFVLATIDPHGAATSGIERRQTTVTSFGADDAVKAQATGGMDAWPADSYLNIWVCQLGGGLLGYAQFPGGPAATDGVVILQSAFGTTGTAAPPFHLGRTATHEIGHWLNLNHIWGDDGTGCSGTDNVADTPNQGGPNTGQPSFPKVSCSNGPNGDMFMNYMDYVDDPAMFMFTTGQVARMQACLDGPRASIGTGTGGTGATPRQSSSPVVAWGANRLDVFVLGTDRALNHKAWNGTAWAPSVTGYEGQGGICTSAPQVVSWGPNRLDVFVTGTDSGLFHKWWNGTAWGPSLTGYEAMGGLCVGDPRAVAWGPNRLDVFVVGTDRGLYHKWWNGAAWGPSLTGYEAMGGICLGQPEAVAWGPNRLDVFVIGTDRALYHKWWNGTAWGPSLTGYERLGGICTSSPKAVAWGPNRLDVFVTGTDGALYHKWWDGAKWGPSNDGFERLGGVCVGEVEAVSWAPNRLDLFVIGTDSALYHKAWNGSAWSPSLTGFENLGGVCTSRPRATAWAPNRLDVFVTGTNGALFHKAWNGTAWSPSVSGYESLGGVVSCF; this is encoded by the coding sequence ATGAGCACCGATAAAACGAAAAAATCACCGGTTACCGGTTCGGCTGAAGCCACGCCAGCCATGTCCGCCATGCAGTCCATGCCGGTCGAAGGTGACATGCAGGCCGACGCTGATGCGGCCGGAGGCGATGCGATGCCGGGGCTGCGCCTGGGCGTGTCCTACGCGGACCAGGCTGCGCTCACCCAGGGCGCGGTCGCTGCGGATGCCGGCGCCATGCCGGGTGGAGGCATGCAGCAGGCATCGCAGGGCATGGCTGGCGCCAGTTGCATGCACGTGGGCGATGGCGGCGGCATGGGCGGCGACCGCGATAGCGGGGGCGGCGGAGGTGGCATGGGCGGCGACGGCGGTGGCCAGGGAGGGGGCACGCCGCAGACGCGCACCTGCGCCACGATGGATGTGCATCGCCGCCTGCTGACCGAAGATCCTTCCTATGCCGGTGTGCGCGCCGATATCGAAAACCTGGCCGGATTATACGAGGGCGACAGCGGCATTGCCGGACGTTCCGGCGTGACGCAGATACCGGTGGCCGTGCACGTGGTGTGGAATACGGCCGCGCAGAATATTTCAGATGCGCAGATCGCCAGCCAGCTCGATGTGCTCAATCGTGACTTCCGCCGCGTCAATCCGGATGTGAACGGCACGCCGGCGCCCTTCCTGCCGCTGACGGCCGATGCGCGCGTGGAGTTTGTGCTGGCCACGATCGATCCGCATGGCGCGGCCACCAGCGGCATCGAGCGGCGCCAGACGACCGTAACGTCCTTTGGCGCGGACGATGCCGTCAAGGCGCAGGCGACGGGTGGCATGGATGCCTGGCCGGCTGACAGTTACCTGAATATCTGGGTGTGCCAGCTGGGCGGCGGCTTGCTGGGTTACGCGCAGTTTCCCGGCGGCCCGGCCGCCACCGACGGCGTGGTGATCCTGCAATCGGCCTTTGGCACGACCGGCACGGCGGCGCCACCGTTCCACCTGGGGCGCACGGCCACGCATGAAATCGGTCACTGGCTGAACCTGAACCATATCTGGGGCGACGACGGCACGGGATGCTCGGGCACGGACAACGTGGCCGACACGCCGAACCAGGGCGGGCCGAACACGGGCCAGCCCTCGTTTCCCAAGGTGTCTTGCAGCAACGGGCCGAATGGCGACATGTTCATGAACTATATGGATTATGTCGACGATCCGGCCATGTTCATGTTCACGACAGGCCAGGTGGCGCGCATGCAGGCTTGCCTCGATGGCCCGCGTGCCAGCATCGGCACGGGGACGGGCGGCACGGGCGCCACGCCGCGCCAGAGCTCTTCTCCCGTCGTGGCCTGGGGCGCGAACCGCCTCGACGTCTTTGTGCTGGGCACGGACCGCGCGCTCAATCACAAGGCCTGGAATGGCACGGCCTGGGCGCCGTCCGTCACCGGCTATGAAGGCCAGGGCGGCATCTGTACCAGTGCGCCGCAGGTGGTGTCGTGGGGGCCGAACCGGCTCGACGTGTTCGTCACGGGCACCGACAGCGGCTTGTTCCACAAATGGTGGAACGGCACGGCCTGGGGACCGTCCCTGACCGGCTATGAAGCGATGGGCGGCTTGTGCGTGGGCGACCCGCGCGCCGTTGCCTGGGGCCCGAATCGCCTCGACGTGTTTGTCGTCGGCACGGACCGTGGCCTGTATCACAAGTGGTGGAATGGCGCGGCCTGGGGGCCGTCGCTGACGGGGTACGAAGCCATGGGCGGCATCTGCCTGGGCCAGCCGGAAGCCGTGGCGTGGGGACCGAACCGCCTCGATGTCTTCGTCATCGGCACGGACCGGGCCCTGTACCACAAGTGGTGGAACGGCACGGCCTGGGGCCCGTCGCTGACGGGCTATGAGCGCCTGGGCGGCATCTGCACCTCGTCGCCGAAGGCGGTGGCGTGGGGTCCGAACCGCCTCGACGTCTTTGTCACCGGCACCGATGGCGCGCTGTACCACAAGTGGTGGGATGGCGCGAAATGGGGCCCTTCCAACGACGGCTTCGAACGCCTGGGCGGCGTCTGCGTGGGCGAAGTGGAGGCCGTGTCGTGGGCGCCCAACCGGCTCGACCTGTTCGTCATCGGCACGGACAGCGCCCTGTACCACAAGGCGTGGAATGGATCTGCTTGGTCGCCTTCCTTGACGGGGTTTGAAAACCTGGGCGGCGTGTGCACCTCGCGTCCGCGCGCCACGGCCTGGGCGCCGAACCGCCTCGACGTGTTTGTCACGGGCACGAACGGCGCCCTGTTCCACAAGGCGTGGAACGGCACGGCCTGGTCGCCCTCCGTGAGCGGCTATGAAAGCCTGGGCGGCGTGGTATCGTGTTTCTGA
- a CDS encoding helix-turn-helix transcriptional regulator: MQRLTPAERLVAAMAAEGLPYKSIARELGKSPATVRNQLHAIYQKLDVGNRTALAHKLRGMP, encoded by the coding sequence ATGCAGCGCTTGACCCCGGCCGAACGACTGGTGGCGGCCATGGCGGCCGAAGGATTGCCGTATAAAAGCATCGCCAGGGAACTGGGCAAGTCTCCGGCCACCGTGCGCAACCAGCTGCATGCGATTTACCAGAAGCTGGACGTGGGCAACCGCACGGCGCTCGCGCACAAGCTGCGCGGCATGCCTTAA
- the parC gene encoding DNA topoisomerase IV subunit A, translated as MSTQTNLFDDAQPEPIEPDEPVFDGEALTLSTFAERAYLDYAISVVKGRALPDVCDGQKPVQRRILYAMNELGLNSTAKPRKSAAVVGDVLGKLHPHGDQSVYDALVRMAQDFSLRYPLIDGQGNFGSRDGDGAAAMRYTEARLTPIAKLLMDEIGMGTVDFQPNYDGSTEEPKLLPARLPMVLLNGASGIAVGLATEIPSHNLAEVAKAAVAMIRDPKMTHAELMAIIPGPDFPGGGQIITPPSQIQDMYASGRGSMKVRARWKIEELARGQWQAVVTELPPGTSSQKVLEEIEELTNPKIKLGKKALSPDQVALKALILNSLDTIRDESGRAAPVRLVFEPKSKNQDQTEFMLMLLAHTSLESSTSINLVMIGGDGRPRQKGLGDILREWIDFRFETVTRRTGYKLGKVKDRIHILEGREAILLNIDKVIQIIRNSDEPKAALIEAFKLSERQADDILEIRLRQLARLETIKIQQELAELRKEEKSLQDLLDNPGSMKRAIIREIEADAKQFGDARRTLIEEAQKAVAEQKVVDEPVTVIISEKGWVRARTGIGHDAAQFTFKAGDSLHGAFECRTVDTLLGFGNNGKIYSVPVSALPNARGDGVPITTLCDLSGGTPGNAVRILHYFAGNGATSLLLATSAGYGFIAKAGDMTSRLKGGKAFITLDDGDVPLAPKVIPDAASALACLTEGARLLVFGLDEMKTLSKGGTGVKLIDLDAKDKLLAVQPITQRGVVVSGIGRASKPQDASLGATALAEHFGKRAKKGKALAAKLKPVSMAAIG; from the coding sequence ATGTCCACACAAACCAATTTATTTGACGATGCCCAGCCTGAGCCGATCGAGCCGGATGAACCGGTATTCGACGGCGAAGCGCTGACCCTCTCCACTTTCGCCGAGCGCGCCTATCTCGATTACGCCATCTCCGTCGTCAAGGGCCGCGCCCTGCCCGACGTCTGCGACGGCCAGAAGCCCGTGCAGCGCCGCATCCTGTATGCGATGAATGAGCTGGGACTCAATTCCACGGCGAAGCCCCGCAAATCGGCGGCCGTGGTCGGCGACGTGCTGGGTAAATTGCATCCGCACGGCGACCAGTCCGTGTACGACGCGCTGGTGCGCATGGCGCAGGATTTCTCGCTGCGCTACCCGCTGATCGATGGCCAGGGCAACTTCGGCTCGCGCGACGGTGATGGCGCGGCGGCCATGCGTTACACGGAAGCGCGCCTGACGCCGATCGCCAAGCTACTGATGGATGAAATCGGCATGGGCACGGTGGACTTCCAGCCCAACTACGACGGTTCGACGGAAGAACCGAAGCTGCTGCCGGCGCGCCTGCCGATGGTGCTGCTGAACGGCGCCTCCGGCATCGCCGTCGGCCTGGCGACGGAAATCCCGTCGCACAATCTGGCGGAAGTGGCAAAAGCAGCTGTCGCCATGATCCGCGATCCGAAGATGACGCACGCCGAGCTGATGGCCATCATTCCCGGCCCCGACTTCCCCGGCGGCGGCCAGATCATCACGCCGCCCTCGCAGATCCAGGACATGTATGCGAGCGGCCGTGGCAGCATGAAGGTGCGCGCGCGCTGGAAGATCGAAGAGCTGGCGCGCGGCCAGTGGCAAGCCGTCGTGACGGAACTGCCGCCGGGCACCTCGTCGCAAAAGGTGCTGGAAGAAATCGAGGAACTGACGAATCCGAAGATCAAGCTGGGCAAGAAGGCGCTGTCGCCGGACCAGGTGGCCCTGAAGGCGCTGATCCTCAATTCGCTCGACACCATCCGCGACGAATCGGGCCGCGCCGCACCCGTGCGCCTGGTGTTCGAACCGAAGTCGAAGAACCAGGACCAGACGGAATTCATGCTGATGCTGCTGGCGCACACCTCGCTGGAATCGTCGACCTCGATCAACCTGGTGATGATCGGCGGCGATGGTCGTCCGCGCCAAAAAGGGCTGGGCGACATCCTGCGCGAGTGGATCGATTTCCGCTTCGAGACCGTCACGCGCCGCACAGGCTACAAACTGGGCAAGGTCAAGGACCGCATCCATATCCTGGAAGGACGCGAAGCGATCCTGCTCAATATCGACAAGGTGATCCAGATCATCCGCAATTCGGATGAACCGAAGGCGGCCCTGATCGAAGCGTTCAAGCTGTCCGAACGCCAGGCCGACGACATCCTGGAAATCCGCTTGCGCCAGCTGGCGCGCCTGGAAACGATCAAGATCCAGCAAGAGCTGGCCGAGCTGCGCAAGGAAGAAAAGTCGTTGCAAGACCTGCTCGACAACCCGGGGTCGATGAAGCGCGCCATCATCCGCGAAATCGAAGCGGACGCCAAGCAGTTCGGCGACGCGCGCCGCACCCTGATCGAAGAAGCGCAAAAAGCCGTGGCGGAACAGAAGGTCGTCGATGAGCCGGTCACCGTCATCATTTCGGAAAAAGGCTGGGTGCGCGCACGCACCGGCATCGGCCACGATGCGGCGCAGTTCACGTTCAAGGCGGGCGACAGCCTGCATGGCGCCTTCGAATGCCGCACGGTCGACACCCTGCTCGGCTTTGGCAACAACGGCAAGATTTACTCGGTTCCCGTCTCGGCGCTGCCCAATGCGCGCGGTGACGGCGTGCCGATCACGACCTTGTGCGACCTGAGCGGCGGCACGCCGGGCAACGCCGTGCGCATCCTCCATTACTTTGCAGGCAATGGCGCCACCAGCTTGCTGCTGGCGACGAGCGCCGGCTACGGCTTCATTGCCAAGGCGGGCGACATGACGAGCCGCCTGAAAGGCGGCAAGGCCTTCATCACCCTTGATGACGGCGACGTGCCTCTGGCGCCGAAAGTCATCCCCGATGCGGCCAGCGCCCTGGCCTGCCTGACGGAAGGCGCGCGCCTGCTGGTGTTCGGCCTCGATGAAATGAAGACCCTGTCCAAGGGCGGCACGGGCGTCAAGCTGATCGACCTCGATGCCAAGGACAAGCTGCTGGCCGTGCAGCCGATCACCCAGCGCGGCGTGGTGGTCTCGGGCATCGGCCGGGCCTCAAAACCGCAGGATGCGTCGCTGGGCGCCACGGCCCTGGCCGAGCATTTCGGCAAGCGCGCGAAGAAGGGCAAGGCGCTGGCGGCCAAGCTGAAACCGGTGTCCATGGCGGCCATCGGCTGA
- a CDS encoding J domain-containing protein, translating into MHNGQRSLWAILGTEPTGDERALKRAYAKRLKVTRPEDDPAAFQELREAYEYALRHAHLFAEELPEPQAVAAEAEAPPMEPAELWGVIDDAAQEPPAELWGVIAQEQTSPPEQWGVVVIDPAQEAANLWQGCLALTRHADAGDVLARMLQDDAMLNLDVREEFELCALRYCASAGYDLALRQALFEQLGWDRDFSYLARSHADLVRGAVQRYRADRSFAHFSDNRDSYPGLDCIMSQQPPSAYARQLFDQKFTLQLRELLHAIRWQHAEMLAYKLDTDLFEQWEQAVFSKRYFKQTALASGGLGFVLHFMLAGVLDAAGFKLGDTAAYSSLLGFQALAFALLAMHALRWPQPLFTRLEALQESLQERLPVLWKRPGLRQLSWIVPYLVLALLLFLPERSETMRLITSAGLCASALLAYAMNRQLLHGTLLLLVLGLSLFGAMFMSGKGQSALAVGEAMPLIFCLAALALRSATGLYGDCDWPEALLPRLRVAWLTGCAGLLSLLYVQQLPAALVGAALYAWSCAGLLFSPSDFKWRSMWPLVLAPSIASVVLANLAPAMGAQPIMHHSIEVAMAVLYFTVRYMYLTYRLSSAKPGLS; encoded by the coding sequence ATGCACAACGGACAGCGCAGCCTGTGGGCAATCCTGGGCACGGAGCCGACCGGTGACGAGCGCGCCCTCAAGCGCGCGTATGCGAAGCGCTTGAAGGTGACGCGTCCCGAAGACGATCCGGCCGCCTTCCAGGAACTGCGCGAAGCGTATGAATACGCGCTGCGCCATGCGCACCTGTTTGCCGAGGAATTGCCGGAACCACAAGCGGTGGCGGCCGAAGCAGAAGCGCCCCCCATGGAACCGGCCGAGCTGTGGGGCGTCATCGACGACGCCGCGCAGGAGCCGCCCGCAGAACTGTGGGGCGTCATAGCCCAGGAGCAAACGTCACCGCCAGAACAATGGGGCGTGGTCGTCATCGATCCGGCGCAGGAAGCGGCCAACCTGTGGCAAGGCTGCCTGGCGCTGACGCGGCACGCCGATGCCGGCGATGTGCTGGCCCGCATGCTGCAGGACGACGCCATGCTGAACCTCGACGTGCGCGAGGAATTCGAGCTATGCGCGCTGCGCTATTGCGCCAGCGCCGGCTATGACCTGGCGCTGCGCCAGGCCCTGTTCGAGCAGCTGGGCTGGGACCGCGATTTTTCCTACCTGGCGCGCAGTCATGCGGACCTGGTGCGCGGCGCCGTGCAGCGCTACCGGGCGGACCGCTCGTTCGCCCATTTCAGCGACAATCGCGACAGCTACCCTGGCCTGGACTGCATCATGTCGCAACAGCCGCCATCAGCCTATGCGCGCCAGCTGTTCGACCAAAAATTCACGCTGCAGCTGCGCGAGCTGCTGCACGCCATACGCTGGCAGCACGCCGAGATGCTGGCCTACAAGCTCGATACGGATTTGTTTGAGCAATGGGAGCAGGCGGTTTTCTCCAAGCGCTACTTCAAGCAGACGGCGCTCGCTTCGGGCGGTCTGGGTTTCGTGCTTCACTTCATGCTCGCGGGCGTGCTCGATGCGGCCGGCTTCAAGCTCGGCGACACGGCGGCCTATTCCAGCCTGCTGGGCTTCCAGGCCCTCGCCTTCGCGCTGCTGGCCATGCATGCCTTGCGCTGGCCGCAGCCGCTGTTCACGCGCCTGGAAGCGCTGCAAGAGTCGCTGCAGGAACGCCTGCCCGTGCTGTGGAAGCGGCCCGGCTTGCGGCAACTGAGCTGGATCGTGCCCTATCTCGTGCTGGCCTTGCTGCTGTTTCTGCCCGAACGCAGCGAGACCATGCGCCTCATTACCTCGGCCGGCTTGTGCGCGTCGGCCCTGCTCGCCTATGCGATGAACCGCCAGCTGCTGCATGGCACGCTGCTGCTCCTTGTCCTCGGCCTGTCGCTGTTCGGCGCCATGTTCATGAGCGGCAAAGGCCAGTCGGCGCTGGCCGTCGGCGAGGCCATGCCCTTGATATTTTGCCTGGCGGCGCTGGCCCTGCGCAGCGCCACCGGCCTGTATGGCGATTGCGACTGGCCAGAGGCGCTCTTGCCGCGCCTGCGCGTGGCATGGCTGACCGGCTGTGCGGGCTTGCTGTCGTTACTGTATGTGCAGCAGCTGCCGGCCGCCCTCGTCGGCGCCGCGCTGTATGCCTGGTCCTGCGCCGGCTTGCTGTTTTCCCCCAGCGATTTCAAGTGGCGGAGCATGTGGCCGCTGGTGCTGGCGCCGTCCATCGCCAGCGTCGTGCTGGCCAACCTGGCCCCGGCAATGGGGGCGCAACCCATCATGCATCACAGCATCGAAGTAGCCATGGCCGTGCTGTATTTCACCGTGCGCTATATGTATCTGACTTACCGGCTGTCGTCAGCCAAACCCGGGCTGTCATAA
- a CDS encoding molecular chaperone HscC, with the protein MIIGIDLGTTNSLVAIWRDGKASIIPNALGEHLTPSCVSIDDDGTVLVGRAARERLQTHPQLTAAVFKRYMGSEKKISLGTQQFRPEELSSMVLRALKEDAEAFLGHKVEEAIITVPAYFSDAQRKATRIAGQLAGLRVERLLNEPTAAALAYGIRDKEQESKFLVFDLGGGTFDVSILELFEGVMEVRASAGDNFLGGEDFVTVLVDAFLEGSGLRDAAGSRLFDPRQQQLLRDEAERVKRLLSDQPSVRMATRYQDKEYSWEISEDKLAQLCEPLLARLRLPVERALRDATIRAAELDEVVLAGGATRMPLVRKLVSRMFGRFPAIHLDPDEAVALGAAVQAGLKMRDAALDEVVMTDVAPYSLGISISRQIGPNQYEGGHYLPIIERNSVVPVSRTENITTIYDNQKEINVAIFQGESRLVADNVFLGKISFPIPAKKAGEIGIDVRFTYDVSGVLEAEVTVLATQERHKMIISDNAGVMTPEQIEQRFAELTDLKIHPREQMENRTLVTRADRLYEQSLGDVRQYLAAHTANFQAALETQDPNTIRKARQALDDVLRQVESESFL; encoded by the coding sequence ATGATCATCGGTATCGACCTGGGCACCACCAACAGCCTGGTCGCCATCTGGCGCGACGGCAAGGCTTCCATCATCCCGAATGCGCTCGGTGAACACCTGACGCCGTCGTGCGTGAGCATCGATGACGACGGCACCGTACTGGTGGGCCGCGCGGCGCGCGAGCGCCTGCAGACGCACCCGCAATTGACGGCGGCCGTCTTCAAGCGCTACATGGGCAGTGAAAAGAAGATCTCCCTCGGCACGCAGCAATTCCGTCCGGAAGAACTGTCGTCGATGGTGCTGCGCGCGCTGAAGGAAGATGCCGAAGCCTTCCTGGGCCACAAGGTCGAGGAAGCCATCATCACCGTGCCCGCGTATTTCAGCGACGCCCAGCGCAAGGCCACGCGCATCGCCGGCCAGCTGGCGGGCTTGCGCGTGGAGCGGCTGCTGAACGAACCGACGGCCGCCGCGCTGGCCTACGGCATCCGCGACAAGGAACAGGAAAGCAAATTTCTCGTCTTCGACCTGGGCGGCGGCACGTTTGACGTGTCGATCCTGGAGCTGTTCGAAGGCGTGATGGAAGTGCGCGCCTCGGCCGGCGACAATTTCCTCGGCGGCGAAGACTTCGTCACGGTGCTGGTCGACGCCTTCCTGGAAGGCAGCGGCTTGCGTGACGCAGCCGGCAGCCGCCTGTTCGATCCGCGCCAGCAGCAGTTGCTGCGCGATGAAGCCGAGCGCGTCAAGCGCCTGCTGTCTGACCAGCCATCCGTACGCATGGCCACGCGCTACCAGGACAAGGAATACAGCTGGGAGATCAGCGAAGATAAACTGGCGCAGCTGTGCGAGCCCCTGCTGGCCCGCCTGCGCCTGCCCGTGGAACGGGCGCTGCGCGACGCCACCATCCGCGCCGCGGAACTCGATGAAGTGGTGCTGGCCGGCGGCGCCACGCGCATGCCGCTGGTGCGCAAGCTCGTGTCGCGCATGTTCGGCCGCTTCCCCGCCATTCACCTGGACCCGGACGAAGCCGTGGCGCTGGGCGCCGCCGTGCAGGCCGGCCTCAAGATGCGCGACGCGGCCCTCGACGAAGTGGTCATGACGGACGTGGCGCCATATTCGCTGGGCATTTCGATTTCGCGCCAGATTGGCCCGAACCAGTATGAGGGCGGGCATTACCTGCCCATCATCGAGCGCAACTCCGTGGTGCCCGTCTCGCGCACGGAAAACATCACCACCATTTACGACAACCAGAAGGAAATCAACGTGGCAATCTTCCAGGGCGAGTCGCGCCTGGTGGCTGACAACGTCTTCCTCGGCAAGATCAGCTTCCCGATTCCCGCGAAAAAAGCGGGCGAGATCGGCATCGACGTGCGCTTCACCTACGACGTCAGCGGCGTGCTGGAAGCGGAAGTGACGGTGCTGGCCACGCAGGAACGCCACAAGATGATCATCAGCGACAACGCAGGCGTGATGACGCCAGAGCAGATCGAGCAGCGCTTTGCAGAATTGACCGACCTGAAGATCCACCCGCGCGAGCAGATGGAAAACCGCACCCTGGTCACGCGCGCCGACCGGCTGTACGAACAGTCGCTGGGCGACGTACGCCAGTATCTGGCAGCGCACACGGCCAACTTCCAGGCCGCGCTGGAAACGCAGGACCCGAACACCATCCGCAAGGCGCGCCAGGCGCTCGACGACGTGTTGCGCCAGGTCGAGAGCGAGAGCTTCCTGTAA
- a CDS encoding DNA topoisomerase IV subunit B: protein MATKKPASDYSESSIRVLKGLEPVKQRPGMYTRTENPLHIIQEVIDNASDEALGGHCTHIAVTQNTDGSITVEDNGRGIPVGLHPEEGVPTVEIVFTRLHAGGKFDKGSGGAYAFSGGLHGVGVSVTNALSTRLEITVWRKESDGNGLHHMVFANGDVIEPLNSRPAPRDGKKSGTRVTAWPDAKYFDSPNISQTELQRLLRSKAVLLPGVTVTLTNAKTGDTQTWQYAEGLRGYLTETLAQVSNGETLIPLFEGAQYAGPDSEGFAEGEGAAWVVAWTEEGAIVRESYVNLIPTSNGGTHESGLRDGLFGAMKNFVEMHSLLPKGVKLLPEDVFARASFVLSAKVLDPQFQGQIKERLNSRDAVRLVSTFTKPPLELWLNQHVDYGKKLAELVIKQAQSRQRSLQKVEKKKSSGVAVLPGKLTDCESSDITRNELFLVEGDSAGGSAKMGRDKEFQAILPLRGKVLNSWETDRDRLFANNEIHDIAVAIGVDPHSVGDSPDLSGLRYGKICILSDADVDGSHIQVLLLTLFFKHFPALINKGHICIARPPLYRVDAPARGKKPMQKIYALDDGELVAIEDKLRKEGVKQGAWSISRFKGLGEMNAEQLWETTMNPDTRRLLPVTLGEIDHMASASRFNMLMGKGEAAGRRAWIEEHGNEAEADI from the coding sequence ATGGCCACTAAAAAACCAGCATCCGACTACAGCGAATCATCCATCCGTGTCCTGAAAGGACTGGAACCCGTCAAGCAGCGCCCGGGGATGTACACCCGCACTGAAAATCCGCTGCACATCATTCAGGAAGTGATCGACAATGCCTCCGACGAGGCGCTGGGCGGTCATTGCACGCATATCGCCGTGACGCAAAACACGGATGGCAGCATCACCGTCGAAGACAATGGCCGCGGCATTCCCGTCGGCCTGCACCCGGAAGAAGGCGTGCCGACGGTGGAAATCGTGTTTACACGGCTGCACGCGGGCGGCAAGTTCGACAAGGGCTCGGGCGGCGCCTACGCGTTCTCGGGCGGCTTGCACGGCGTCGGCGTGTCCGTCACCAATGCGCTGTCGACGCGCCTGGAAATCACCGTCTGGCGCAAGGAAAGCGACGGCAACGGCTTGCATCACATGGTGTTTGCCAATGGCGACGTGATCGAGCCCCTGAATTCCCGCCCCGCTCCGCGCGACGGCAAGAAGTCGGGCACGCGCGTCACGGCCTGGCCCGATGCAAAATACTTTGATTCGCCCAACATCTCGCAAACCGAGCTGCAGCGCCTGCTCCGCTCGAAGGCCGTGCTGCTGCCCGGCGTGACCGTCACCCTGACCAACGCGAAAACCGGCGACACGCAGACCTGGCAGTACGCGGAAGGCTTGCGCGGTTACCTGACCGAAACGCTGGCACAGGTATCGAATGGCGAAACCCTGATTCCCCTGTTCGAAGGCGCACAGTACGCGGGCCCGGACTCGGAAGGCTTTGCCGAAGGCGAAGGCGCGGCCTGGGTAGTGGCGTGGACGGAAGAAGGCGCCATCGTGCGCGAATCGTATGTCAACCTGATTCCCACCTCGAATGGCGGCACGCACGAATCGGGCTTGCGCGACGGCCTGTTCGGCGCCATGAAAAACTTCGTCGAAATGCACTCGCTGCTGCCGAAAGGCGTGAAGCTGCTGCCGGAAGACGTGTTCGCGCGCGCTTCCTTCGTGCTGTCGGCGAAAGTGCTGGACCCGCAATTCCAGGGTCAGATCAAGGAGCGCCTGAACTCGCGCGACGCCGTGCGACTCGTTTCGACCTTCACCAAGCCGCCGCTGGAACTGTGGCTGAACCAGCACGTCGACTACGGCAAGAAGCTGGCCGAGCTGGTGATCAAGCAGGCGCAATCGCGCCAGCGTTCGCTGCAAAAGGTGGAAAAGAAAAAATCCTCGGGCGTGGCCGTCTTGCCGGGCAAGCTGACCGACTGCGAATCGTCGGACATCACGCGCAATGAACTGTTCCTCGTCGAGGGCGACTCGGCGGGCGGTTCGGCCAAGATGGGCCGCGACAAGGAATTCCAGGCGATCCTGCCCCTGCGCGGCAAGGTCTTGAACTCGTGGGAGACGGACCGCGACCGCCTGTTCGCCAATAACGAGATCCACGACATTGCGGTCGCCATCGGCGTCGACCCGCATAGCGTGGGTGACTCGCCCGACCTGTCCGGTCTGCGCTACGGCAAGATTTGCATCCTGTCGGACGCGGACGTGGACGGCTCGCACATCCAGGTACTGCTGCTGACGCTCTTCTTCAAGCACTTCCCCGCGCTGATCAACAAGGGCCACATCTGCATCGCCCGCCCGCCTTTGTACCGCGTGGACGCGCCGGCGCGCGGCAAGAAGCCGATGCAGAAAATCTACGCGCTCGACGACGGCGAATTGGTCGCCATCGAAGACAAGCTGCGCAAGGAAGGCGTGAAACAGGGCGCCTGGTCGATCTCGCGCTTCAAGGGCCTGGGCGAGATGAACGCCGAGCAGCTGTGGGAAACGACGATGAACCCGGACACGCGCCGTTTGCTGCCCGTCACGCTCGGGGAAATCGACCACATGGCCTCCGCTTCCCGCTTCAATATGTTGATGGGCAAAGGCGAAGCGGCAGGACGCCGCGCCTGGATCGAAGAACACGGCAATGAGGCGGAGGCGGATATCTGA
- the kdpF gene encoding K(+)-transporting ATPase subunit F, with protein sequence MNAFYVLGAVVSAGLLVYLLVALLKAEEL encoded by the coding sequence ATGAACGCGTTTTATGTGCTGGGCGCCGTGGTCTCGGCTGGCCTGCTCGTGTACCTGCTGGTGGCGCTGCTGAAGGCGGAGGAACTGTGA